A window of Prolixibacter sp. SD074 contains these coding sequences:
- a CDS encoding DEAD/DEAH box helicase, translated as MSLQFIIAITEHRNLGYILAPYLVEKKNQNTFFSVVKKVHTHNLEDGDYTYSPIEEKLVKLIEKYSNESLLGRFASRGSLSDFFKNIELDTFTKRVVPYIEKQILKCLELLKEAPIPLYRKESKYSNLYEEDLVGLCYRDTSAIFNFERLEHETRYYLTIRYHNKEIALKHRNVILLTNHPCRLLYQGKLYFFDNLSGNKLLPFFEKNYVSIPRSVEDKYYRTFVLSTIRHHQVQAKGFDIVEGNPDKKAILSLEEDQRGNARLMLIFRYNQRDFPYTDKEMQAVYLRKQNENYIFHKFGRDKSWEKNCLKLLRTLGLVKTSDGLHPEGISETSNSSYFYSLINWLNMHQQELEEAGIELEQHNLDRQYYTGGHMLDIEISDESDWFDIYAYVHFGDYRFPFVRLKKNILNGVREFQLPNGEIAILPEEWFARYRDIFTLSETEAEHLKLRKHHFPVLENNLKGINKKYLQKFKQLTTEQPETPEVPPKLNAMLRAYQEEGFGWMYHLHQHHFGGCLADDMGLGKTVQTLALLVKTQRKINGYPTLFDPVGEQNSAQNRQFARNHQPASLIVLPASLVHNWEDEILKFAPTLKYYKYIGARRRHKINMLEIIHQYDVILTTYGTVRNDREFLKQHQFYYLILDEGQYIKNSGSKTYRAINDQNASHRLVLTGTPIENSLSDLWSQINFLNRGLLGSLAWFKREFISPIERKNDAEAQKKLQHLIQPFILRRTKEQVARDLPPLSELVRYVDMAPAQKKAYEAEKSSIRNNILSNIEEIGLEKSAFVVLQGLIRLRQLANHPAMIEENRHMESGKFNDILRMLSILVAEKHKILIFSSFVRQLKLLAKEFEKNSWNYSLLTGQTRDRKTVIDNFQQNPDNSIFLISLKAGGVGLNLTSADYVFIIDPWWNPAAEMQAVNRAHRIGQDKNVFVYRFITEGTIEEKIQKLKEKKSSLAGKFINTNNPFQSVSKDELMHLFED; from the coding sequence GTGAGTCTACAGTTTATTATTGCCATCACTGAACATCGGAACTTAGGATATATTCTTGCCCCGTACCTGGTTGAGAAAAAGAACCAGAATACATTCTTTTCCGTCGTAAAAAAGGTCCATACACATAATCTTGAAGACGGGGACTATACTTATTCCCCGATTGAAGAGAAACTGGTTAAACTCATTGAAAAATACAGCAACGAAAGTTTACTCGGGCGATTTGCTTCCCGGGGCAGCCTTAGCGATTTTTTTAAGAACATCGAGCTGGATACTTTCACCAAACGGGTTGTACCCTACATCGAAAAGCAGATTCTAAAATGCCTTGAGTTGCTCAAGGAAGCTCCTATTCCACTCTACCGGAAAGAATCAAAATACAGCAACCTGTATGAAGAGGATTTGGTAGGACTTTGCTACCGCGACACCAGTGCAATTTTCAATTTCGAGCGACTGGAACATGAAACGCGTTACTATCTCACCATTCGTTACCACAATAAGGAAATCGCCCTTAAGCACCGCAATGTAATTCTGTTAACAAACCATCCCTGCCGGTTACTTTACCAGGGAAAATTATATTTTTTCGATAACCTATCGGGAAATAAGCTTCTTCCTTTTTTCGAGAAAAACTATGTGAGCATTCCGCGAAGCGTGGAGGATAAATATTACCGGACATTTGTGCTCAGTACCATCCGTCACCACCAGGTTCAAGCCAAAGGTTTCGACATTGTGGAAGGCAATCCTGACAAAAAGGCCATCCTTTCTCTTGAGGAAGATCAACGGGGGAATGCGCGGCTAATGCTGATATTCAGGTACAATCAGCGTGACTTTCCATATACCGACAAAGAGATGCAGGCTGTTTACCTTCGAAAACAAAACGAAAATTACATCTTCCATAAATTCGGACGGGATAAAAGCTGGGAAAAGAATTGCCTGAAACTTCTCCGCACACTGGGACTCGTCAAAACATCGGACGGCTTACATCCCGAAGGCATTTCCGAAACTTCCAACAGCAGTTACTTTTATTCATTAATCAACTGGCTCAACATGCATCAGCAGGAGCTGGAAGAGGCAGGCATTGAACTGGAACAGCACAATCTCGACCGACAATATTACACTGGTGGCCACATGCTTGACATTGAAATCAGCGACGAAAGCGACTGGTTCGACATTTACGCCTATGTGCATTTTGGAGACTACCGCTTCCCGTTTGTTCGCCTGAAGAAGAACATTCTTAACGGAGTGCGCGAATTTCAGCTGCCCAACGGCGAAATTGCCATTCTTCCGGAAGAGTGGTTTGCCCGCTACCGCGACATTTTCACACTCTCGGAAACAGAAGCAGAACATCTAAAACTCCGAAAACACCATTTCCCCGTACTGGAAAACAACCTGAAAGGAATCAATAAAAAATACCTGCAAAAGTTTAAACAACTGACAACGGAACAGCCCGAAACCCCGGAAGTCCCCCCCAAGCTGAATGCCATGTTACGCGCTTATCAGGAAGAAGGCTTTGGGTGGATGTATCATCTTCATCAGCATCATTTTGGCGGCTGCCTGGCCGATGATATGGGATTGGGAAAGACCGTACAAACACTGGCGTTGCTGGTGAAGACTCAACGCAAAATCAACGGATACCCCACATTGTTTGACCCGGTAGGCGAACAAAACAGTGCCCAAAACCGCCAATTTGCCAGGAACCATCAGCCGGCCAGTTTGATTGTGCTCCCTGCTTCACTGGTCCATAACTGGGAAGATGAAATCCTGAAATTTGCACCTACGCTGAAATACTATAAATATATAGGGGCACGCCGCCGGCATAAAATCAACATGCTGGAAATTATTCATCAGTATGATGTGATTCTCACGACCTACGGAACAGTACGCAATGACAGGGAATTTCTGAAACAACACCAGTTTTATTACCTCATACTCGATGAAGGACAGTACATTAAAAATTCGGGTTCGAAAACCTACCGGGCCATAAACGACCAGAACGCCTCACACCGGTTGGTACTGACCGGTACGCCTATCGAGAATTCACTTTCCGATTTGTGGTCGCAAATCAATTTTCTGAACCGCGGATTGCTGGGAAGCCTGGCCTGGTTTAAACGGGAATTCATCTCTCCTATTGAGCGAAAAAACGATGCAGAAGCGCAAAAGAAACTGCAGCATCTCATCCAACCTTTTATTCTGCGCCGGACAAAAGAACAGGTAGCCCGCGATCTTCCGCCATTAAGTGAACTCGTCCGGTATGTGGATATGGCTCCAGCTCAGAAAAAAGCATATGAAGCGGAAAAGTCTTCTATCCGGAATAACATTCTCTCGAATATCGAAGAAATAGGATTGGAGAAATCGGCTTTTGTTGTTTTACAAGGGCTTATACGACTACGGCAACTGGCCAATCACCCGGCAATGATTGAGGAAAACCGGCACATGGAATCGGGGAAATTCAACGATATTTTGCGCATGTTGAGCATTTTGGTTGCCGAAAAGCACAAAATCCTCATATTCTCCTCCTTCGTCAGACAATTGAAACTGTTGGCCAAAGAATTTGAAAAGAATAGTTGGAACTACAGTCTGTTAACCGGGCAAACCCGCGACCGCAAAACGGTTATCGACAATTTTCAGCAGAATCCCGACAACAGTATTTTTCTCATTTCGCTTAAAGCGGGCGGAGTTGGCTTAAATCTAACTTCAGCCGACTATGTCTTTATTATCGATCCATGGTGGAACCCGGCAGCCGAAATGCAGGCGGTCAACCGGGCACACCGAATTGGGCAGGATAAGAATGTATTTGTTTACCGGTTTATCACTGAAGGGACCATCGAAGAAAAAATTCAAAAACTAAAAGAAAAGAAGTCTTCGCTGGCCGGAAAATTCATCAATACCAACAATCCGTTCCAGTCTGTTTCCAAAGATGAACTTATGCACCTTTTCGAAGATTAA